A DNA window from Bacillus carboniphilus contains the following coding sequences:
- a CDS encoding GNAT family N-acetyltransferase → MRIREATIDDIEGIASVHIQAWKETYKGIISDGVLSSLNMEQKIKQWMHIVHEQEKNNGQTIVAVNSDEKIIGFAHFGKERTGKYSVGGELTAIYILKKYHRKGIGRALLNHGVRYLMDNGYNSLLVWVLSENPSKAFYEGFYPIELDREWIQIGEKKHEEIAYGWKDIKDLQRKI, encoded by the coding sequence ATGAGAATTCGAGAAGCAACAATAGATGATATAGAGGGAATAGCTTCTGTCCATATTCAAGCGTGGAAGGAAACGTATAAAGGAATTATATCCGATGGGGTACTGAGCTCTCTGAATATGGAACAAAAAATAAAGCAATGGATGCATATTGTACATGAACAAGAGAAGAACAATGGACAAACTATAGTAGCCGTTAATAGTGATGAGAAAATTATAGGCTTTGCTCATTTTGGTAAAGAAAGAACAGGGAAGTATTCTGTCGGAGGAGAACTAACAGCTATTTATATTTTGAAGAAATACCATCGAAAGGGCATTGGACGTGCTTTATTAAATCATGGGGTTCGTTACTTAATGGACAATGGTTATAATAGTTTGCTGGTTTGGGTATTGTCAGAAAACCCATCTAAGGCATTTTATGAGGGCTTCTATCCCATTGAATTGGATCGTGAGTGGATTCAAATTGGGGAAAAAAAGCATGAGGAAATTGCTTATGGGTGGAAGGATATTAAGGATTTACAGAGAAAAATATAG